The proteins below come from a single Tissierella sp. MB52-C2 genomic window:
- a CDS encoding peroxiredoxin, translating into MDRIVGKKAPDFKMNTCDGDGNNFGKVELTDYQGKWLVMFFYPLDFTFVCPTEITAYSKRIEDFKKEGAEVLSVSVDSEHSHKAWINSSLGKVNFPMASDMTKQVSRDYGVLLEEDGVALRGLFIIDPEGIVRYSVIHDLNVGRSVDETIRVLKALKTGGLCPVDWDEGEKLL; encoded by the coding sequence ATGGATAGAATAGTTGGAAAAAAGGCACCAGATTTTAAGATGAATACTTGCGATGGTGATGGTAATAATTTTGGAAAAGTAGAATTAACTGATTACCAAGGTAAATGGTTGGTTATGTTCTTTTACCCACTAGATTTTACTTTTGTATGCCCTACAGAAATTACAGCATATAGCAAGAGAATTGAAGATTTCAAAAAAGAAGGTGCAGAAGTATTATCTGTATCAGTAGATAGTGAACATTCACATAAAGCATGGATTAACTCTAGTTTAGGAAAAGTAAATTTCCCAATGGCTTCTGATATGACTAAGCAAGTATCAAGAGATTATGGAGTATTGCTAGAGGAAGATGGAGTTGCTTTAAGAGGATTATTTATCATAGATCCAGAAGGAATTGTTAGATATTCAGTAATTCATGATTTAAACGTAGGAAGATCAGTAGATGAGACCATTAGGGTACTTAAGGCATTAAAAACAGGTGGACTTTGCCCAGTAGATTGGGATGAAGGAGAAAAATTACTTTAA
- a CDS encoding CoA pyrophosphatase: MDIEKISEIIRDRTPMPIDIKKNYSVLIPIIEKDNRMEIIYELRSKNLNNQPGEISFPGGEVEDKEAFVEAAIRETMEELNIERKNINIIGELDYLVSYANMTIRCFLGIISGLNVDNIVPNVYEVDHIFTVPLDFFLENEPDIYYLDLETVLNDEFPYNLIPKGRDYNWRRGRYSVMFYHYNNYIIWGFTARMTKQFRDIIKGLV, translated from the coding sequence ATGGATATAGAAAAAATCAGTGAAATAATTAGAGATAGAACTCCTATGCCTATAGATATAAAAAAGAATTACTCTGTACTTATACCAATTATTGAAAAAGACAATAGAATGGAAATAATATATGAACTTAGGTCTAAAAATCTAAATAATCAGCCTGGCGAAATATCATTTCCAGGGGGAGAGGTAGAAGATAAAGAAGCATTTGTAGAGGCAGCCATAAGAGAAACTATGGAAGAACTAAATATAGAAAGAAAAAATATAAATATAATTGGAGAATTGGATTATTTGGTTTCCTATGCCAATATGACGATTCGTTGTTTTCTAGGCATAATTTCTGGATTAAATGTGGATAATATAGTTCCAAATGTTTATGAAGTAGACCATATATTTACAGTACCATTAGATTTCTTCTTGGAAAATGAACCTGATATTTATTATTTAGATTTAGAAACTGTATTAAATGATGAATTTCCATATAATTTAATCCCCAAGGGAAGAGACTATAATTGGAGACGTGGCAGATACTCTGTTATGTTTTATCATTATAATAATTATATAATTTGGGGATTTACTGCTAGAATGACTAAACAGTTTAGAGATATAATAAAAGGGCTAGTTTAA
- a CDS encoding MATE family efflux transporter — translation MDKENERKKLLGEEPIKKLLIRFSLPAITGMVVNALYNVVDRIFIGLGVGDLAIGGLFISSPISLIIMAFSMLIGIGGNTLVSIKLGQNKKEEAERVTGNSFILLILVSLLITIFGLMFLKPLLNLFGASTSNFQYAYDYMKIILIGAVFQAVGLGMNNFIRGEGSPTIAMKTMLIGAISNTILDPIFIFWFKMGVSGAALATIISQALSTLWVMRYFFGGNSMLTIKKDYLKPKLDITKKIIAIGLGPFSMQLAGSMVTVLLNNSLKNYGGDLANSSMAVINSVAMMVMMPVFGINQGAQPIIGFNYGAEKYDRVKQTLKYAIIGATCITTVGFILTQLFPVPLYKMFISKGGNLAEITKIGVPGMRIYLAMFPIVGIQVVSSNYFQAIGKPKHAMLLSLSRQVLVLIPALIILPKLYGLTGVWLAGPLSDLIASIITVYFVTRSVRTLGVEKN, via the coding sequence ATGGATAAAGAAAACGAAAGAAAAAAATTGCTTGGTGAAGAACCAATAAAAAAATTACTTATTAGGTTTTCATTACCAGCAATTACGGGAATGGTGGTAAATGCCCTATATAACGTTGTTGATAGGATTTTCATTGGATTAGGTGTAGGTGACCTTGCCATAGGTGGATTATTTATTAGTTCCCCTATTTCCTTGATTATAATGGCATTTAGTATGTTAATAGGTATCGGTGGAAATACTTTAGTTTCCATTAAACTAGGACAAAACAAGAAAGAAGAAGCTGAAAGAGTTACAGGTAATTCATTTATTCTTTTAATTTTAGTTTCATTACTTATAACTATATTTGGACTTATGTTTTTAAAACCTTTATTGAACTTATTTGGTGCATCTACTTCTAATTTTCAGTATGCCTATGACTATATGAAAATTATACTTATTGGTGCTGTATTCCAAGCTGTTGGTCTTGGAATGAATAACTTTATTCGTGGTGAAGGAAGCCCGACAATCGCAATGAAAACCATGTTAATAGGAGCCATTTCAAATACCATACTTGACCCTATTTTTATATTTTGGTTTAAGATGGGCGTAAGTGGTGCTGCCCTAGCAACTATTATTTCACAAGCTCTATCTACCCTATGGGTTATGAGATATTTCTTCGGTGGAAATAGTATGCTAACTATTAAAAAAGATTATCTAAAACCTAAATTAGATATAACAAAGAAAATCATTGCCATTGGTCTTGGACCTTTTAGTATGCAGTTGGCTGGTAGTATGGTAACTGTATTATTAAATAATAGTTTAAAAAACTATGGCGGTGACTTAGCCAATTCAAGTATGGCTGTTATTAACAGTGTTGCTATGATGGTAATGATGCCTGTATTTGGTATCAATCAAGGTGCACAGCCTATTATTGGATTTAACTATGGGGCAGAGAAGTACGATAGAGTCAAGCAAACTTTGAAATATGCAATTATAGGTGCAACTTGTATAACCACTGTTGGATTTATATTGACCCAATTATTTCCTGTTCCATTATATAAAATGTTCATAAGTAAAGGTGGTAATTTAGCAGAAATAACCAAAATAGGTGTTCCTGGTATGAGAATATACTTAGCCATGTTTCCTATTGTAGGAATTCAAGTTGTAAGCTCCAATTATTTTCAAGCCATTGGAAAACCAAAACATGCTATGTTACTTAGTCTATCAAGACAAGTTTTAGTACTTATTCCTGCATTAATTATTTTGCCTAAACTTTATGGATTAACAGGAGTTTGGTTAGCAGGTCCTCTATCAGATCTCATTGCTTCTATAATTACTGTATATTTTGTAACTAGAAGTGTTAGAACTCTTGGAGTAGAAAAAAATTAA
- a CDS encoding CAP domain-containing protein: MFTRKRKVVYSLIAATIFSSSAASAASFDLTNFDYNSILNNYSKEYSINSNYDCNKNSNTQQNTTVKGYPNYNWTIITNRPGSKPGNVVTIPNTNKPTKPTYPTKPSNPDPTTPTTPTEPTTPTNPKPTTPPTTETPSVSGLSAIEAEVVRLVNIERQKEGLKPFVASSELSKVARTKSEDMATKNYFSHTSPTYGSPFDMMKSFGIKYNTAGENIAKGQLTAQSVVNGWMNSSGHRANIMNPSFNKIGVGLAKSSNGTNYWTQMFTN; this comes from the coding sequence ATGTTTACAAGAAAAAGAAAGGTAGTATATTCATTAATAGCCGCAACAATATTTAGCTCATCTGCAGCAAGTGCTGCAAGCTTCGATCTTACAAATTTTGATTATAACTCAATATTAAATAATTATAGCAAAGAATATTCTATAAACTCTAACTATGATTGCAATAAGAATTCAAATACACAACAAAATACAACAGTTAAGGGCTATCCTAATTATAATTGGACAATAATTACTAATAGACCAGGATCTAAACCAGGAAATGTTGTAACAATTCCTAATACAAATAAACCTACAAAACCAACTTACCCAACAAAACCTAGTAATCCAGATCCAACTACACCGACTACACCTACCGAACCAACAACACCTACTAATCCTAAACCAACTACACCACCTACAACTGAAACACCATCAGTATCAGGATTATCAGCAATAGAAGCTGAAGTAGTTAGATTAGTAAACATTGAAAGACAAAAAGAAGGCTTAAAACCATTTGTAGCAAGCTCTGAGCTTTCAAAAGTAGCTAGGACAAAATCAGAGGATATGGCAACAAAGAACTATTTTAGTCACACTTCTCCTACTTATGGTTCACCTTTTGATATGATGAAATCCTTTGGTATTAAATATAATACTGCTGGAGAAAATATTGCAAAAGGTCAACTTACAGCCCAATCTGTAGTTAATGGATGGATGAATTCATCTGGACATAGGGCAAACATAATGAATCCTAGCTTTAATAAGATAGGTGTTGGTTTAGCTAAGTCAAGTAATGGGACAAACTACTGGACTCAAATGTTTACTAATTAG
- the guaD gene encoding guanine deaminase, which produces MNNMILKGDIAFTPTKDIMEIHKNSYMIVEEGKVVDICKELDNSYKGYHLKDFTGKIIIPGFVDLHLHAPQYPNMGLGLDKELIPWLDTYTFPEEEKYSDLDYAKKVYSRLINDLWRFGTTRSAVFASIHKESAKLLMDMFIESGLGAYVGKVNMDQNTAPKLTEDTKKSIEETEEILEEYMTKSDLVKPIITPRFIPTCSEEMLTRLGELAIKYDIPIQSHLNENTSEVIWVKELFPNSKNYTSVYEEFNLLGQTKTVMGHCIYNTDEEIDLMSKNKVYAAHCPYSNYNLSSGIMPVRKYLDKGVPVGLGSDIAGGNSLSIMSIIGCTIQASKMKWLDTNKELQPLTFNEAFFLGTKGGGSFFGKVGSFEKGYDFDALIIDDSSLTGLKELSIEERLQKIIYTGDDRNITERYVKGIKIEKPFIS; this is translated from the coding sequence ATGAATAATATGATATTAAAGGGTGATATTGCATTTACACCAACTAAGGACATAATGGAAATTCATAAGAACTCATACATGATAGTAGAGGAAGGAAAGGTAGTGGATATTTGTAAGGAATTAGATAATTCCTACAAAGGCTATCATTTGAAGGACTTTACAGGAAAAATAATTATACCAGGGTTTGTTGATCTACACCTTCATGCTCCCCAATACCCTAATATGGGATTAGGACTAGATAAAGAACTTATTCCTTGGTTAGATACTTATACATTTCCAGAGGAAGAAAAATATAGTGATTTAGATTATGCTAAAAAGGTATATTCAAGACTTATAAATGATTTATGGAGATTCGGAACTACAAGATCTGCAGTATTCGCAAGTATACATAAAGAAAGTGCCAAACTTCTTATGGATATGTTCATAGAATCAGGTTTAGGTGCTTATGTAGGTAAGGTAAATATGGATCAAAACACAGCTCCAAAATTAACTGAAGATACTAAAAAATCCATAGAAGAGACAGAGGAAATATTAGAGGAATATATGACTAAATCCGATTTAGTGAAACCTATTATAACACCTAGATTTATACCTACTTGCTCAGAGGAGATGCTGACAAGATTAGGAGAACTAGCTATTAAATATGATATTCCTATTCAGTCTCATCTAAACGAAAATACATCAGAGGTTATCTGGGTAAAAGAGCTCTTCCCTAACTCTAAGAATTATACTTCAGTTTATGAGGAATTTAATTTATTAGGTCAGACAAAAACTGTAATGGGGCATTGTATATATAATACTGATGAGGAAATTGATTTAATGAGTAAAAACAAAGTATATGCTGCCCATTGTCCTTATTCAAACTATAATTTATCTAGTGGCATAATGCCTGTTAGAAAGTATTTGGATAAGGGGGTTCCAGTGGGATTAGGCTCAGATATTGCAGGTGGAAATAGTTTAAGTATAATGAGTATCATAGGATGTACCATTCAAGCTTCAAAGATGAAATGGCTAGATACAAATAAAGAACTTCAACCTCTTACATTTAATGAAGCGTTTTTCCTTGGAACAAAAGGAGGAGGCAGTTTCTTTGGCAAAGTAGGCAGCTTTGAGAAGGGCTACGATTTTGATGCACTTATAATAGATGATAGTTCATTAACAGGGCTAAAAGAATTATCTATAGAAGAAAGACTGCAAAAAATAATATATACAGGTGATGACAGAAATATAACTGAAAGATATGTAAAGGGAATAAAGATAGAGAAGCCCTTTATATCTTAA
- a CDS encoding PucR family transcriptional regulator ligand-binding domain-containing protein, whose protein sequence is MARQNGISIEDMLELDVMKSCKLIAGFRGTRNTISRVNIMADPDILEWTTEGEFLLTTAYSFKKDTIESQKELIRECASKKLAGLGIKVSPYLEYLSQEVLDLANDLSFPIIDIHYSIPLSDIMMVTFREIFNKQASLLERIEKVHEKLMGAMLEGNGLKDLVEIVKENIKNPVVLHLNFSNETIKSLDGSNIQDSQELIKEVKEFYEPNNTRSKLKKLIEDKVIINGKYVKRMIMPIVLREHIYGHLFAWSTDMPLGGFDLAIIESASTTIALSILQELSVKEVEIRYRSEFFEDLISIDSKRKKKALDRARFFNLKLEDFYAIEVMSFKHKNEDNENELIVDYIQDFINPMVHTIEELMNYLNLKGIVSTKVNGIQILLSFKIKDCIEDKIKEFNQKIIESIKNKSDKLEVKIGIGRIYKNLENVDKSFQDAVRTVRIGKIITSKEVVSFNELGIFKILSEDILKDELEDFYNSTLRPLVDYDRKKSTELVKTLDIYFKNNGNLTRISEQLFTHYNTVLYRINRITEITEMDLEDPNHRLNLEIALKIKELLDK, encoded by the coding sequence ATGGCTAGACAAAATGGAATTAGTATAGAGGATATGTTGGAACTTGATGTAATGAAATCCTGCAAATTAATTGCAGGATTTCGTGGCACTAGAAATACAATATCTAGGGTAAATATAATGGCAGACCCAGATATATTAGAGTGGACGACAGAAGGAGAGTTTCTATTAACTACTGCCTATTCCTTTAAAAAAGATACTATTGAATCTCAAAAAGAACTTATAAGAGAATGTGCATCTAAAAAGTTGGCAGGTCTGGGAATAAAAGTATCTCCTTATTTAGAATATCTGTCTCAAGAGGTTTTAGACTTGGCAAACGACTTGAGTTTCCCCATAATAGATATTCATTATTCCATACCTTTATCTGATATAATGATGGTAACTTTTAGGGAAATATTCAATAAGCAAGCTTCACTTTTAGAAAGGATTGAAAAGGTTCACGAAAAACTAATGGGAGCTATGTTGGAAGGAAATGGATTAAAAGACTTAGTTGAAATAGTTAAGGAAAACATTAAAAATCCTGTGGTACTACATTTAAACTTTTCCAATGAAACCATTAAGTCCTTAGATGGAAGTAATATTCAGGATTCTCAAGAGTTAATTAAAGAAGTAAAAGAATTTTATGAACCTAATAATACTAGAAGTAAATTAAAAAAGTTAATTGAAGATAAGGTAATAATTAATGGAAAATATGTAAAAAGAATGATAATGCCCATAGTATTAAGGGAACATATATATGGACATTTATTTGCTTGGAGTACAGATATGCCCTTAGGTGGATTTGATTTAGCAATTATAGAATCTGCTTCAACTACTATAGCCTTAAGTATATTACAAGAACTATCTGTGAAGGAAGTGGAGATAAGATATAGATCAGAATTCTTTGAGGATTTAATCTCCATAGACAGTAAGAGGAAGAAGAAGGCTCTAGATAGAGCAAGATTTTTTAACTTAAAGCTAGAAGATTTCTATGCCATAGAAGTAATGAGCTTTAAACATAAGAACGAGGATAATGAAAATGAACTTATAGTAGATTATATACAGGATTTTATAAATCCAATGGTACATACAATAGAAGAATTGATGAACTATTTAAATTTAAAGGGAATAGTCTCTACTAAAGTAAATGGAATTCAAATTCTTTTAAGCTTTAAAATAAAGGATTGTATTGAAGATAAAATTAAAGAATTTAATCAAAAGATAATAGAATCCATTAAGAATAAATCAGATAAATTAGAAGTTAAAATAGGAATTGGAAGAATATATAAGAATCTGGAAAATGTGGATAAAAGCTTTCAAGATGCAGTAAGAACAGTAAGAATAGGAAAAATTATTACTTCAAAGGAAGTAGTCTCCTTTAATGAGCTGGGTATATTCAAAATTTTATCTGAAGATATATTAAAAGATGAGTTAGAGGATTTTTATAATTCTACCTTAAGGCCTTTAGTTGACTATGATAGAAAGAAATCTACAGAGTTAGTTAAGACCTTAGATATCTACTTTAAAAATAATGGAAATTTAACTAGAATATCAGAACAATTATTTACCCATTACAATACAGTACTTTATAGAATAAATCGTATTACTGAAATAACAGAAATGGATTTGGAAGATCCAAATCACAGATTAAATTTAGAAATTGCACTAAAAATTAAAGAGCTACTAGATAAATAA
- a CDS encoding nucleoid-associated protein, producing MEIQINDAILHILDSTNALPVYSQEILDLDNEKIQEFIGRHIERMFNDQGVKLGRFTEGSKVKNLIVKINEDFIGTSIKIAENLYETMIRYMEIPSGDLLIVSLTIENQTYIMMIKLNYKEGYTHYVDYGDNGTSNKIVVNKVMFPSETQRSIEATLIKLEDLSLRIFEREYDVEGEKILYFSRMFLDCDTDLSIKESIKVIRDVAKDMTKEYYNNDFEKVSAIKEAIYDNLDTGAIEVENVANKVFRNNPDIKREYMERVEEAGVNKVVDLEGKKPEKKLTVHKIKIDNGIQLDIPVDLYRDRNIIEFINNPDGSVSILIKNVNKMKQGN from the coding sequence TTGGAAATACAAATAAACGATGCCATACTTCATATATTAGATTCTACAAATGCACTACCTGTATATTCTCAAGAAATATTAGATTTAGACAATGAAAAGATACAGGAGTTTATAGGAAGACATATTGAAAGAATGTTTAATGATCAAGGGGTTAAATTAGGAAGATTTACTGAAGGTTCAAAGGTGAAAAATTTAATCGTAAAGATTAATGAAGACTTCATTGGTACTAGCATAAAGATTGCAGAAAACCTATATGAGACTATGATAAGATATATGGAAATCCCCAGTGGAGATTTATTAATAGTATCCTTAACTATAGAAAATCAAACTTATATTATGATGATAAAATTAAACTATAAAGAAGGATATACTCATTATGTGGATTATGGAGATAATGGAACATCAAATAAAATAGTTGTCAACAAAGTAATGTTTCCATCAGAAACTCAGAGAAGTATTGAGGCCACTTTAATTAAATTGGAAGATTTATCTTTAAGGATATTTGAAAGGGAATATGATGTTGAAGGAGAAAAGATATTATACTTTTCCAGAATGTTTTTAGATTGTGATACAGACCTTTCTATTAAGGAAAGTATTAAGGTAATTAGAGATGTGGCAAAGGATATGACTAAGGAATATTATAATAACGATTTTGAAAAAGTATCTGCCATAAAGGAAGCAATCTATGATAATCTAGATACTGGTGCTATCGAAGTAGAAAATGTGGCAAATAAAGTATTTAGAAATAATCCTGATATAAAAAGAGAGTATATGGAAAGAGTTGAGGAAGCAGGAGTCAATAAGGTAGTAGATTTAGAAGGAAAGAAACCAGAAAAGAAACTAACTGTACATAAAATCAAAATAGATAATGGAATACAACTAGATATTCCAGTAGATCTTTATAGAGACAGGAACATTATCGAATTTATAAATAACCCTGATGGAAGCGTATCTATATTGATAAAAAATGTAAATAAGATGAAGCAGGGGAATTAA
- a CDS encoding sigma 54-interacting transcriptional regulator: MFSEESLHLRINDILDSSYDGIYITDGKANTIMVNKAYERIAGIKVEELIGRNMNDLVKEGYISQSATLLVLKDKKINTIEQNFKTGKKALVTSTPVFNSAGDITMVVTNVRDITELYELKEKLDEKESLTKRYSVELEALKIELLKNNDLIAMDKKMLDIIQMSIRVAPIDTTVLITGETGVGKEEISKLIYKNSNRANKPFIKINCGSIPKTLIEAELFGYEKGSFTGANREGKIGLFEVADGGTIFLDEIGELPPDMQVKFLRVLQDGQFTRVGGIEEIKVDVRILAATNRNLEEMVREKVFREDLYYRLNIVPIIIPPLRDRRDDIIPLIHYFLDKLNKKYKLKKTISSEVMKTLYAYEWKGNVRELRNIIERMVVMSEKDMISKSDLPKSVLAWNESQNIINENEIVPLKQALNKIEKHLLEISFDKYGNVRDAAKALEIDPSTFVRKRQKYK, translated from the coding sequence TTGTTTTCTGAAGAAAGTTTACATTTGAGGATAAATGATATATTGGACTCATCATATGATGGGATTTATATAACTGATGGAAAAGCCAATACTATCATGGTAAATAAGGCTTATGAAAGGATTGCTGGTATAAAGGTTGAGGAATTAATTGGCAGAAATATGAATGATTTAGTGAAGGAAGGCTATATATCTCAATCGGCTACTCTATTGGTATTGAAAGATAAAAAGATAAATACCATTGAACAGAATTTTAAGACCGGAAAAAAAGCATTAGTTACATCTACTCCTGTATTTAATAGTGCGGGAGATATTACAATGGTAGTTACAAATGTAAGAGATATTACTGAATTATATGAACTGAAGGAAAAATTAGATGAAAAAGAAAGTCTTACTAAAAGATATTCTGTAGAACTTGAAGCTTTAAAAATAGAACTACTAAAGAATAATGATCTAATTGCCATGGATAAAAAAATGTTAGATATTATTCAAATGTCAATTAGAGTAGCTCCAATTGACACAACAGTATTGATAACAGGAGAAACTGGAGTAGGTAAGGAAGAGATTTCAAAATTGATATATAAAAATAGTAATAGAGCAAATAAACCATTTATAAAAATTAATTGTGGATCTATACCTAAGACATTAATAGAAGCAGAGTTATTTGGATATGAAAAAGGCTCATTTACAGGGGCAAATCGAGAAGGAAAAATAGGTTTATTTGAAGTAGCTGATGGAGGAACAATATTTTTAGATGAAATAGGGGAATTACCTCCAGATATGCAGGTGAAATTTCTAAGGGTACTTCAAGATGGACAATTTACTAGAGTTGGTGGAATAGAAGAGATAAAAGTAGATGTTAGGATCTTAGCAGCAACCAATAGAAATCTTGAAGAAATGGTAAGGGAAAAAGTGTTTAGAGAGGATTTATATTATAGACTAAATATAGTACCAATTATAATACCCCCATTGAGAGATAGACGAGATGATATTATTCCACTTATACATTACTTTTTAGATAAATTAAATAAGAAATATAAATTAAAAAAAACCATATCCAGTGAAGTAATGAAAACATTATATGCTTATGAATGGAAAGGTAATGTAAGGGAACTTAGAAATATTATTGAAAGAATGGTTGTAATGTCAGAGAAAGATATGATTAGCAAATCAGACCTTCCTAAATCAGTATTAGCTTGGAATGAATCTCAGAATATAATCAACGAAAATGAAATAGTTCCGTTAAAACAAGCATTAAATAAAATTGAAAAACATCTATTAGAAATTTCATTTGATAAATACGGCAATGTAAGAGATGCTGCAAAAGCATTAGAAATAGACCCTTCTACTTTTGTAAGAAAGAGACAGAAATATAAATAA
- a CDS encoding aldehyde dehydrogenase family protein, producing MDKTVVEIMVEKAREAQGVYETFDQEKVDSIVKAIGKVIYDNAETLAKEAVEETRMGVYEDKVAKNRGKSKTIWNSLKGKKSIGIIDEDIENGLISIAKPIGVVCAVTPTTNPIVTPMCNAMFALKGGNAIIVAPHPRAKKSSAHAVELMNKEIKKLGGPDNLIQIIKEPSIELTSELMQKSDVVLATGGMAMVKSAYSSGKPSFGVGAGNVQVILDRDIDYIEAAEKVIAGRKFDNGIICSGEQSIIVPEDKYEDVVKAMEANGAFYVGDEETVSKFRDALFKNGMINGDVVGQSVQFIADLAGVEVPKDTKVILLKPTGVGKEDLLCKEKMCPAMIILPYNAFEEAVEIAQTNLELEGKGHTTAIHSNNQEHIKYAGLNLTVSRLVVNAPSSTTAGGSLFNSLSPTTTLGCGTWGNNSISENLNYKHLINVSRVAFVKTGVTAPTDEEIWA from the coding sequence GTGGATAAAACGGTTGTAGAGATTATGGTGGAAAAGGCTAGAGAAGCACAAGGAGTATATGAAACATTTGATCAAGAAAAAGTAGATAGTATTGTAAAGGCCATAGGAAAGGTGATTTATGATAATGCTGAAACTTTAGCTAAGGAAGCTGTAGAGGAGACAAGAATGGGAGTATACGAAGATAAAGTAGCCAAAAATAGAGGAAAATCTAAGACTATTTGGAATAGCTTAAAGGGCAAAAAATCCATAGGTATAATAGATGAAGATATTGAAAATGGATTAATCTCCATAGCTAAACCTATAGGGGTAGTATGTGCTGTTACTCCCACTACAAATCCAATTGTGACACCTATGTGTAATGCAATGTTTGCCTTAAAAGGCGGAAATGCAATAATTGTTGCGCCACATCCTAGAGCTAAAAAATCAAGTGCTCATGCAGTAGAATTGATGAATAAAGAAATTAAAAAACTAGGCGGACCTGATAATCTTATACAAATAATTAAAGAACCATCAATAGAATTGACAAGTGAACTAATGCAGAAATCAGATGTTGTATTGGCTACAGGTGGAATGGCAATGGTTAAATCAGCATATTCCAGTGGAAAACCATCTTTTGGAGTAGGAGCTGGTAATGTTCAAGTAATTTTAGATAGAGATATAGATTATATAGAAGCTGCTGAAAAAGTAATTGCAGGAAGAAAATTTGATAATGGAATTATTTGTTCAGGAGAACAATCTATAATAGTACCAGAAGATAAATATGAGGATGTTGTAAAGGCAATGGAAGCAAATGGAGCTTTCTATGTCGGTGACGAAGAAACTGTAAGCAAATTTAGAGATGCTCTATTTAAAAATGGAATGATAAATGGAGATGTAGTAGGACAGTCAGTACAATTTATCGCAGATTTAGCAGGTGTTGAGGTTCCAAAGGATACTAAAGTAATTTTATTAAAACCAACAGGAGTTGGAAAAGAAGATTTGCTTTGTAAGGAAAAGATGTGTCCAGCAATGATAATACTTCCTTACAATGCATTTGAAGAAGCAGTAGAAATCGCTCAGACAAACCTTGAATTAGAAGGTAAAGGACATACAACTGCAATTCACTCTAATAATCAAGAACATATAAAATATGCTGGATTAAATCTTACTGTTTCAAGACTAGTAGTAAATGCACCATCATCTACTACAGCAGGTGGCTCATTATTTAATAGTTTATCACCAACTACTACTTTAGGTTGTGGAACTTGGGGAAATAACAGTATATCAGAAAATCTAAACTATAAACATTTGATAAATGTATCAAGAGTAGCCTTTGTGAAAACAGGAGTTACTGCACCTACAGACGAAGAAATTTGGGCTTAG